In the Leishmania mexicana MHOM/GT/2001/U1103 complete genome, chromosome 31 genome, one interval contains:
- a CDS encoding ATP-dependent RNA helicase-like protein,putative: MDAFRSLTIGTKFSAARNGEAAKLFRNAGKDKGSRGLPDAIGADGAVVLENASDLGSSSLSVPPPSATLNLFGRPIRSQADTNAHLGISGDSEAAAAANTASADKALKAITFKKKRNIWRRNDLQVTGTDLPAPIEHFSDLVRPPLNVPRNVVNNLFARHHKVPTPIQMQAISSLIHHRDVLACAPTGSGKTIAFLVPLFALLKTPDSSCSVRALIVTPTAELAQQIEREAFFLMKGQRWKFVQHGQTTKNKDIFIATPGRIVSLLEQKLLDLSNVQYLVFDEGDRLWDSRTDFLAVIDRILTACTRTDKVVSLFTATLSEKVEAAARSVMGADPVRIIVHGRRSVNTHVKQRLVFCGNELGKVVAMRNLVREGITPPVLVFVQSVERSKELYEEIRAEGLHMAIMHAKMTVEQREETVLQFRLGKIWVLVTTELLARGIDFKNVGTVINFDFPATVDSYIHRVGRTGRAGKEGTAITFFTEDDKERLPPIARVMQDSGNAVEDWILDIKVDRSTRRRLERTTPQRTIVSTRKRMLVAQQRVQRQYRRLEAEENEKKAAKQASKRSKGCGDCDRDDGDDSMDDE, encoded by the coding sequence ATGGATGCTTTCCGATCGTTGACGATCGGCACCAAGTTCAGCGCTGCCCGAAACGGGGAGGCAGCCAAGTTGTTCCGCAACGCGGGCAAGGACAAGGGCAGCCGCGGACTTCCTGACGCTATCGGCGCTGATGGAGCGGTTGTCCTTGAGAACGCATCGGACttgggcagcagcagcctgtCAGTGCCGCCTCCCAGTGCAACGCTGAACCTTTTTGGACGCCCCATAAGGAGTCAAGCTGACACAAATGCGCATCTCGGTATATCAGGGGACTCGgaagctgccgctgccgccaacaccgcctccgcggaTAAGGCGCTGAAGGCAATAACCTTCAAGAAGAAGCGGAACATCTGGCGCCGCAACGATCTGCAGGTGACGGGCACGgacttgccggcgccgatCGAGCACTTCTCCGACCTCGTGCGCCCACCGCTAAACGTGCCGCGCAATGTAGTGAACAACCTCTTCGCCCGTCATCACAAAGTGCCAACCCCAATCCAGATGCAAGCGATTTCATCCCTTatccaccaccgcgacgtGCTTGCCTGCGCACCGACCGGCTCCGGCAAGACGATTGCTTTCCTCGTCCCTCTTTTTGCGCTGCTTAAGACACCGGATTCGTCCTGCAGTGTGCGTGCCCTCATTGTGACGCCCACCGCCGAGCTTGCCCAGCAAATCGAGCGCGAGGCATTCTTCTTGATGAAGGGTCAGCGATGGAAGTTTGTGCAGCACGGCCAGACGACCAAGAACAAGGATATCTTCATTGCCACGCCGGGCCGTATTGTGTCGCTGCTCGAGCAGAAGCTGCTAGACTTGAGCAACGTGCAGTATCTCGTGTTCGACGAGGGCGATCGCTTGTGGGACAGCAGGACGGACTTCTTGGCTGTGATTGACAGGATTCTCACtgcctgcacgcgcaccgaCAAGGTAGTCAGCCTGTTTACGGCCACGCTGAGCGAGAAGGTGGAGGCAGCTGCCCGCTCCGTCATGGGTGCCGACCCGGTGCGCATCATTGTCCATGGCCGACGCTCCGTGAACACGCACGTGAAACAGCGATTGGTCTTCTGCGGCAATGAGCTTGGCAAAGTCGTAGCGATGCGCAACCTTGTGCGGGAGGGCATCACGCCGCCGGTGCTCGTGTTCGTGCAGAGCGTGGAGCGATCCAAGGAGCTGTATGAGGAGATCCGGGCGGAAGGCCTGCACATGGCCATCATGCACGCCAAGATGACCGTGGAGCAGCGTGAggagacggtgctgcagttCCGTCTTGGCAAGATCTGGGTCCTTGTGacgacggagctgctcgcgcgCGGTATCGACTTCAAGAACGTGGGCACAGTCATCAACTTCGATTTTCCAGCAACTGTCGACTCGTACATCCACCGCGTGGGTCGCACAGGCCGCGCCGGGAAGGAGGGAACGGCGATCACTTTTTTTACGGAGGACGACAAGGAGCGACTTCCCCCGATCGCGAGGGTGATGCAGGACTCTGGTAACGCCGTGGAGGATTGGATACTGGACATCAAGGTGGATCGCAGcacccgccgccgtcttgagcgcacaacgccgcagcgcactaTTGTGAGCACGCGGAAGCGCATGCTGGTGGcccagcagcgtgtgcagcgtCAGTACCGCCGtctggaggcggaggagaacgagAAGAAGGCAGCGAAGCAAGCCTCCAAGAGGAGCAAGGGGTGCGGGGACTGCgaccgcgacgacggcgatgacaGCATGGATGATGAGTAG